Genomic DNA from Brienomyrus brachyistius isolate T26 chromosome 22, BBRACH_0.4, whole genome shotgun sequence:
GTTTTCAttaagcagaaaaacagaaatgtcGTTGTTCCGAAAGCCAGTAAGCAGAAACTGCAGAATGAGAGTGACCGGATAACGCTTTacctgagggggcacaaataatatagcattatgctaatagctatgtattaattaaccatgtttgctcatcattaatgaatcgtgatgtaTCTTCTATCTCAAGCAGTAactgtatttgttactatatctgttaattctgtaaacctttgtgaactactgaaggaaccatTGAAGGTACAAGTCATGAATGACACAAGTATGTAAACACATGCTGATCTCatgtttattattaatgaaTTATGACGTATCTTTTGTCTCAAGTAGCTACTATATTGTTAATGattagttcatgatttgtacttcagtagtaactgagttattacttgACTTCCCTCTGGAAGCATAATTTCATAAGGGACTGACCCTTTGACAATATTATCTTGGTTATTCTGTGTATTTTTCAGTTTGAGAATTAAGGTATCTCCCTGCCCCCACCATCAAGATCAAATTAAAAATAGATTAAAAATCATCAGTATCAGCCTGCACAGCAGTGACAGACCCTCTAGGTCGCAGGGAGGAATAATCGTTGGCACGCCTAACATCCCCGCGATGAATGGCGATCGCAATAAACCCCCCGGCCTGTGTGGGAATGCTGCAGCACCTCTGCCTGCTGGTCTCTTTCTCGCCTTTCTGGTGAATGTGACAGTCATATGGCAGCACGCTGCATTAATCAATCTGCACAGTTCATGTATTTCCTGCAGGAAGTATATTTGGTTATGATTTGTACTTGATTAGCAACTGAGTTACTAACTTACTTGTGTCCTCTCAGGCAAAGTGCCACCATAAAATGCTATTAATTTAGAAATCAAACCTTCTAATTCTTTCACATGAAATCATGTGGCTGTTGACTGGATGGACACTTTGATGCTCCCTTTACATCCAGTGTTAGAAGATTCCTCCAAAGGGACACTTATGTGAACGTTTGTCCGGAGCACATTGTTGTTATATCAGTGCAAAGAGATAAAGTTACTTTCGTTTGAGTAACAGGGGGATAGCATAGGATAGTGGGTAAGAGTATGGATTTGTGTAAAGTTTATCTGTTTGAGTCTTGGGAGGGTCCTCGTCATTGAGCGAGGAACTTGACCTGAGTCATAAGTGTCACTTAATCAACTAGTTTAATGATTCTTAGCTGACAATGGTGTCAATCACTGTAGGGCGGGGCCAAAAATTCATGAAGGGCGGAGCTCAAAATTCATGAAGGGCGGGGCTAAAAATCATGAAGAGTGGGGCTAAAAACGATTCCAAAAATGTGCATTTGCTTGTGGCAATTTATGATGTGATTTTACAATATGAAAATAATTCTAGGAAAACCTATGAGGATGTAAGGTGATGCATCATAACTGCTGAGTCAGTTTACAGTCTTTGTCTTTATCTTTTTGTGCTCTGCTTGCATTAAAGAAGAGGGGAGAGAGGGGATCACAGAGGCCCGTGTAGTGAGAGGCGCTCGGTTTATTCGAATGCCTGTGGTTTCAGGCTCATTAATctcccagatttttttttatgctgAGCAGTAAAATAAAGGaatgaatgtatgtgtgtgagcaCACTTATGTGAGcgtgtgtctgtctatctgccttGCGCAGGAGCCTGTAGGATCGTCGTAGCATGAACTCCACCCGCTGATCGCTGTGTCTGTGCTTTGTCTgcttgtgcatatgtgtgtgtgtgtgtgtgtgcgtgtgtgcgtgcgtgcgtgcgtgtgtgtgtgtgtgggctgctCCCGCGGTTAAGAGCAGCCCGTGGACGGCGCCCTCTGCTTGGCTGTAGGAAGCTCTGCCGGTTGCCTCTGTAGGAGCTGAGCACTCAGGGTCTGAACGCAGACGTGCAGAAATACAGGCCAGGCAGCAGGCTCACGCTGGAGTCATTTGCACCCAGGTAGGACCCGGCCAGTACGCTCTCGCGCCGCTGGCCGACCTCGCCGAAGAGGCTCCCCTACGGTGGCACCGAGAGAAGCGTTCGGCCTAGCGTGCGTGTATATATGTCGGGAACAAGCCCTTTGAGAGGATTCTCCACGCGGCTGCTTAGTGTGCTGTCATTAACACTAGTTCGTTTGAGCACAGCACAGGTTCTGTCTCCCTAACACAGCAGAGCAGAGTGCCTTAAGCTCGTTGCCTGCATGTCTGTCTTTACACCTAAGGGAACCAACTTCCTGTTGTCTACCTCCAAGTCTTGAGTGGCTGTTACTGCACAGCTGGTGTTTCCCTTGCCTCAGATTTCATTTTCGGTCCTTATATGTGTAACACTGGGTGAGATGACACCTggcgggcggggggtggggggtgggggtgggcgtgCGGAAGCTAGGGATTACAAAAAATGATTTTCACGTTCCGGAATTTTTGTGGGTTGCATTCTATATAGATTATTTACTTAAAGTCAGTGAGCTGGAAGAACGAGCTGAAAAGTCAAAGCTGATAAGATCTGAATGTTTTTCTCAAAAGATAAACTTGCTCTAGATGCTTGTCTGTCAGTTTTGCTGTTGTCAGCTAACGGTGAAACTTCTCAACATGATACCAAGTGTTAACCAGCTCAGgtttgttcttctgctgctttgtCTTGTGACGTGTAGAAACACATCGAAATACATGTAGAAATAATTAAGAAGTTTCTCTGAAAGTCCAGCAAGGTGGAGTGTCGCAGTGAACTTAATGCTTCATAAAGAATTCTCATTTCTCACTTGGAAATGCAATTTAGACAGAAGTAGAAATTTCAtgtccagaaaataaaaatcctggccaagattttgtttcaaccaaccaagttagtactctgtgactcattattctcactggttggttaaaactaAATCCTGGTCAGGATTTTTACTTTGTgtacctgaaatttccaccaatTAGCTGCCATTAGTCAACCGTGCAGAactgtggattttttttcttggcattaataaataaatcccaGTTAAATTTTACACTACTGTCGATGTTTCCCCCTGTGTCTGCATTCTCGCCAGGGTCAGAGGTCGTCCCCAGCCATATCACCAGTACAATGTCGGAGCTAGTGAAGCCGGCCCCGTCCCCGGCCAGCATGGAGAAACCCAGCGTGGATTTCAGCTATGTGGGCATCGATGCCATCCTGGAGCAGATGAGGCGGAAAGCAATGAAGCAGGGCTTTGAGCTCAACATTATGGTTgtgggtgagtgagtgtgcgGTGCTGGTGCTTTAGAGCAGTGTTTGCCAATCCAAACCTTGGGGGACCCTCAAACAGTCcatgaaaatgtggactgtctggcagggagctcagagggagcaaaaacatggactggctgtagGTTCCCCAGGATCGGATTGGGCAACAGTACTTCAGAGGCTCCAGTACAACCGTGCTTGTTGAAGTCCCTAAACTACCTTAGCTTAAGATGTTTAAGTCTGTTCCATGTGTCTGTGCTTTGTGCTACACTGTGCTTTGTTACACTGATTGACTGGCTGTTATATGGGTTTGGAATATGGCTGCCATAAAGACAcactacacacatacacacacacatcaatcAACTTGATGTAGCTGCATACCAGATGACGGAGGTGACCATGGAAGGCGGAGTCTGCACACTGCGTGTAATTGTTCCCAAAGATAGTCGAATGCTTATTgtcaacaacacaacatgttgTTATATTTTCAttccatgtgctctgtgccttTGCTTCTGCTGATGTTCCATGCAGGGCAGAGTGGCTTGGGAAAGTCCACACTGATGAATACCCTCTTCAAGTCCAAGGTGAGCCGACGGACAGGCCTGGGTTCTGCTGACGAGAGGATTCCTAAGACTGTGGAGATCAAGTCGATCAGTCACGGTGAGCAACGAGGAAGGATGCCGCAAGATGTCCTCAGCCTTATCTCTCATGAGACCTCAGGACAGGTCAACAGTCTCTGGTTTACCATGGACTTTCCCTCCATTCAGAGATCGAGGAGAAAGGTGTGAGGATGAAACTGACTGTCATTGACACCCCGGGATTTGGAGATCATATCAACAATGAAAATTGGTCAGTGTAGTCCTGTAGTCTTCCACACAATAAAATGTGTATCTGATCATACCTTGTGTGTGAGATACTGACATTGTGGTTGTGCATTTTTGTTCCTGTGTGACTCTgtccgtatgtgtgtgtgtgtgtgtgtgtgtgtgtgtgtgtgtgtgtgtgtgtgtgtgtgtgtgtgtcctgcacagCTGGCAGCCCATCATGAGGTTCATTAACGAACAGTATGAGCAGTACCTGCAAGAGGAGATCAACATCAACAGGAAGACGAGGATCCAGGACTCTCGAGTTCACTGCTGCATCTATTTCATCCCGCCTACTGGACATAGGTAAGGACCAATCACTGCCTTGATACATGGTGATATCACACACGCACATCATCACCCGCCTGTTAGATTTTAACGTGGGACACAATGCAAAGAGCTCTGTGCTATGCTTTGTGCTGTGCGCTATGTCCCTGTTGTTTTACTTCAACAGAAGTAAGGAGTTCTTCTCTGTGGCAGCTCTGTGTGTGATTAGTTATGTCTGCTTTGCTTCATAATTGCACTACAAGTAATAGATCATTGCACTACtgtggccaaatgaagcttcatgaatgATTTGCTGTTTTTTTATACCCCACTAGATAGTGCTCTCTGTTCAtaaaagggctcaaagcatgccGCAAAGCaacccaagagcaccatctagtggggtcaaaaaatatagcaaatggttcatgatgctTCATTTGTCCATCACTCGTGATTGAGTGGGAAGGGTGAAGGAAGCAGCATACAGCAGCTCTGCCCCCAGAACGTCCAAGGCGACCAGACCTCTTTGGCTCCACATTTTCTCTTGAAAAAGTCCATTATTTGGCACTGTAGCATCAAgataaaatatatttcaaaatCTTTATTTTCTTTCCTTACCAATGCCAAGTCAATGTGATGCTTGGCACGTTATAGAATCTATGCATGCATTATCGGTTTAGGGGATATTTAAACGGAAGTTTCCATATAATTCGTATTCGTACCTCTGATATAAATAACTATTAATGTTAGAATTCCGCTGTCAGTTAGTCATAATGACCATGTTAATAATAACCAAAGATGAGTATAACACCAGTGTTCTATAAAACAGGTTGTTCCCATGAATAAGATGCCTTTGGTCATAGTAATGTTAAACATACCCCAGTCTAATATTGTGGGGCTGTTACTGTGCAGGACACTGATACCGTGTATTTTTGTTCAGGGTTTAGTTCTTGGTGAATCCCTAGCTAATCTGTAGCTAAGACCTGTAATGGTGGTGAATTCATGCAGCATTGGCTGGTTAGCAGGCCTCGCGGCAGTGGTAGTGGGTCTAGGTCCTGTGGAGCTGTAAGAATGTGATTGAATGCTCCACTGCTGGAGGAGGTGCCAAAGACCagctgtgggcttatgactaaGCCAAAGCTGAAGTCCCCTTACGATGGCAGGGTCTGTTTGGAGCTCGGGACAGGAGTAATGTGGGGCATAGGACGGGGCCCGGGATAGGGCCCATGTGCTGCTCAGGGCCCCTGTCAGTATGTGTCTCACAAAACTATCATGGATAGGGTTTTAATACGTCTGgatcagtatgtgtgtgtgtgtgtgtgtgttggtgtgtgtgtgtgtgtgtgtgtgtgtgtgtgtagccccGCTGCAGTGGTTTATACAGTTCATAAACAGAGCACACTTTTTATAGGCGACTGCAAACATGGCCTGGTCTCACTCAGCTTTAAAAATCCCAGCACCTCAAATCTTTGTTACGGCGTCTCCAGAAACATCTGGGTCTGATCACtgagtgctgcccccccccaactcccatTAACTCCACCTTCACCCAAACTGCTAAACGGTCGTCTTACCTGTGTGCCTGAGGGCAAGTGCCCCTCCCGAGACTGCAAATAATCAGTCACCGCCAAGGAGTGTGGCTACGGAAATATGAGAAGTAAATATTTCCCCAGCTGCACACCTCAGTTATGGGAATATTGACCCAAAAGTGAAGTCATTACACAACACATTTATACGAGAGTTTAGCGGAGGCAGCTTAACATAACGTTTAATGTCTGACAACAGAATATTTTAAATGCTGATAAAGTTTCATTGACAAAACTtgaaatgtgtgtttatgtgtagtGTACAGTGTGTTTTCAGTTATGCTTTGGCAAAAGATATTGGTTTTTTAGGGCTTGGGCGCGCcaggggctgccccccccctacccccgacTCGCTCTTCCACCCACATTTAGTCTAACTTTTGAAATCCGCATACTGGCCGTCAGGTTCCCTGGGTGGAGCAGGGTGAGTCCGCACTCTCAGTGGTCTTCTGCTGGAGTCCTGTTTCCTTAAACATTTTGTCAGCTGTTCTtgccatgccccccccaccccagccagcAACATCTGTCCCCCTAAGGCCTCTAGCTGAGAGAGGAAATGCTGGTGCAGGAAATGGATCCTGTCCACAACCGTGGTGCGATTTGTCCTGGTAATATTTATGCGGGGGTGGCCTGAATGAGTAGTGCTGGTGGGTTTAGCTCTCACGAAACGGGCGCATGTGAGGTACGAGGTCGTGGTGCGATCCGGTCTGGCGGTGCCGCACGGTGCCGGTGTGTGCCTCCCCGGGCCTGTCCGCAGCTGCTGCCCGGCTTTGAAGCAGCCCGCAGCCACCCAGGGGTCAGCAGAGGGGGCCGTGGCAACCAGAGGATTAGCGGACAATGAGCGTCCTGTACGGGGCCTGGGGCAGccggaggcagctgtggaaactgGAGAAGAGGCAGGCAGGACACCTTGTCCCTGGCCGAGCTGCAGACAGCTACAGTGCCCCCTTTTGTTTAACTGTACGCACTTTGCTCACCGAGTGCGGGGAGGGAATTATCCCACTGCTGGCACGTTTCATTTGTCACCGAGTTCATAGGCGCAGTGCCGACGTATTCTCCCACGTGACGTTCCCACTTTAATAAAACAAATGGCAGCAAATGGCTCCTAAACTTTAAACATATCATATACACTTGTACAGCTCGGTATGGCTAATTAATGACTTTTAAGGTACAGCTGGAGGTCGCGTCGCATTTTCTCACAGAGCTTTCCTTTTGGGGTTGAACAGCGCCACCTATTGAGTTCTGCGGTGTCTGCGGTTCAAGGAAAAAAGCTCTCTCTCCCCCATATGAGCTTGTCCCTTTGGGGTGACCTTTTGTTTTCTTGCAGTAAGGAAAAGAGTGCACGTCCGGTTGCTCTTCCACGGCCAGTCAGCTGCTGTGTGTCGTATTTGGAGCCTGAAATTAGAAGCGTAGAACTAGACGGGGGAGTAGATTTCCTGTCAGTGTTCATGTGTTGCAGAGACACTAAATCCGTATGTGAAGCTGATCTATTCCTGTTAGTGGTAAAATTTCTTAGTaggtgcttcttttgttttaattgactgttttcttttttcaatcAAATCTTTTTAGATAGCAGTGTGCCGAAATCTGCAAGATTCAAGATGCTTTGTTCTTATCATATTTGAAGTCTGTTCTGTACAATCCATTTTAAACAGGATGGGTACACAGTATGAGCATAtagtccagtgtttcccaatccagtccttgtggacccacagacagtccaaatttttgctccctcccagctcaaaaatgtggactgtctgtcagggagctcagagggagcaaaaacatggaccgactgtgagCCCCCgcggaccggattgggaagctctgatatagacacacactctcacatagATCTCCAATCTCACATATTAAAATGAAGTCGGTTAAGACTCCTACACACATAGTGTTCAGCTGATGACGTGAATCGCGCAGAATCTGCTGGATTGTAAAGAGTGGGATCTTATAGATGGACTCCTACGATTTCAACCTCTTCAGTTTTTGCTGGACTGTTTATAGGATACATAAGCTCAGCCTAGAAGATTCCTCAGAACTCTGGATGAGACAACGCAGAACAGGCATCCCAAAACATCCCAATACGTTCCACCTGGACCTGCTCCAGAGTGCAGCAATCGCTCAAGGGAGATTTACTCAGCACACAAGAGCGTTATCAGGgctgaaaaaaatattattggttcagagagataaccaataatATTGTAGAGAAGGTAGGTCCAAGCAGCTAGATGAAataggaccaaccaatcagaagtcttggtcccacctcctctacaatctgtttggttatctctctgaaccagtcatttttttttgttctgccctcagaagatttttgtgtaaaactcccatgaacacAGCAATCATTATGTTTTACAGACCCTTTGGTCTTAGCTTCTTTTAAGCCTGAAGCTTATTGGATCCAGACATGCGGTATTACACATTCACATGTATATGCCCGAAAAGCACTGACACGTGTCTCCGCCCTTGCCCAGCCTCAGGCCTCTTGACGTTGAGTTCATGAGACGCCTGAGCAAAGTGGTGAACATCGTCCCCGTCATCGCCAAGGCCGACACCCTGACCCTGGAGGAGAGGGACTTCTTCAAAAACAAGGTGAAGCGGCTGGGGTCAGCAGTATGACCGGGATCGCTCTGCAGCGTTCTTCCAGCTGCTTCAGTAGTATGCCAACCTGTCACCAGTGTCCAATCAGGGAACAGACAGCCAGCCTGGAATcagctgtgattggctgcctgGTACCAACTGTGGCTATACTAATGGCTACATTAAAAATTAATTCTGCTTTGAATATATTATTGTACGGACTTATCACTCTTGCATCAAGTCGCGTACAGTCTGTCAGTCTGTTTCGTTTTTCAACGCGTCCCCACAGATCAGGGAGGAGCTACAGGCCAACGACATTGACGTGTACCCCCAAAAGGAATTCGACGAAGACGCAGAGGACCGGGCGATCAACGAGAGAATCAGGGTGagcgaggggagggggggtccagTCGGCCTGCCCACCTTTTCTGTACCTCATGACGTTTCTTTCCTCACGTTCAGAAAGCAGTGGGAGCTTCTTTCTTTCCGTGCTGTTAACGCCTCCTGGTTCCACAGGGCATGGTGCCATTCGCCGTGGTGGGCAGCGACCAGGAGTGCCAAGTCAATGGGCGGAGGCTGCTTGGGCGGAAGACCAAATGGGGAACCATAGAAGGTGAGAGAGCTCAGggcagggtgtggggggggggtctgtttactgcttACTCTCTCCATCTTTCCATACTAACTATAGCATTCCAGATGTGAAAACTGATAATTAAACAAAATCGCTTTCTATAGAAGTCAAAACAAGTATAATTTCCTCTTCAAGCAAGTGCCTGCATCTCAGTCACATAAACAGCTGCTTTTCTTACCTTGGACCTCAAAGCCAGTCTGTAATTTACACGCAAGCTCCACCACCATCCTGGCTCCCGTTCTTCACCCATAATTTGTCAAGCCGTCAGGCTTATCTTCCCTAAAGAGGTTCAAATGAATTAAACTCTGCAGCACACTGAGTGATTTCTTATCTTGAGAGATGGAAATCTACTTGTAGCTGTCACATAAAACATTGATGGCAACACCGCCACCTACTGAAAAACAGGAGAATTGCACTTGTCGAGGTGCACCTCCTATAACAGCTCATTTCATCTGTATATCTTCATACTGGTTCTCCTGGACCTGCCTCCACAATCCTGTACTAGAGAATGTATTAGTTTGATCACTTTTAGAATAGCTGTTTAATGATTTGTAACTGGAGTAATGATTTATAAGTCTTTTGCCCAGAAATGTGTATTGAGGAGAACTTGCTCCTAACTTTGACTTCGTTGTGTAATTCGCAGTTGAAAATATTGCCCACTGTGAATTTGCCTATTTGAGAGACCTTCTCATTAGGTAAGTGCTTCTCCCATTCCCCCATATTACACACACCGCTGTAAAGACTCAGTCCTCCAGGCAGGTGTCCATCTGCACACACGTGTATATCTGTGCTTGTGCCTGCACTGTCTTTCAGGACCCACATGCAGAACATCAAGGACATCACAAGCAGCATCCACTACGAGGGATACCGCGTCCGCAGGCTCAACGAGTGCAATGCACAGACCAACGGCTTTGACGAGCAGGACGTCACCTCCCATGAGCTGTAgaagccccctccctccccatatGCGCCCCCACCCATGCTCCCCCCTCTGTGCTCCTGATACAGTGAGCACACATCACACCGAGCGGCCTTTCTGCAGACTCCCAGCATTGGAGGTTGCATTTAATCTGGCTCCGAGTTTTTCTTAATGTCTCCTTGTGCCGTAAGCGCCTGTCCTCGTGTTATTTcatctgacccccccaccccgagtgCGGTAGATGAACCACCTTGAACAGTTTCGAGCCTGGCGCTTTGTACCCTAACTGGCTCCTTGACAGAAAAGCAGCCTGTCTGGGTAAAGACAGGCTCCAACATAAGAGCTTTTTAAAAGTCcggtttttaaaatatatgtccTCAAATAAATCGTAACAAAACCTCAGTTCAGTTATTTTACAATGATAAATTAAACCAAATGAAGCCCGAATGGAGCTTCTTTAGGTAACATCaattaaatgttttcagttcaattcaatttgtATACTGCATTTTCACAAtgttacatcgtctcaaagcgctatACAttatgcccacccaaagcccccagtgagcaagccagagacgacagtggcaaggaaaaactccctagaaggaagaaaccttaggAGGAAGCAGACTCATCATCACATGGAGTTAGGACAGACGGGGCTGATCCCTTTGCTGTTGGGGTGTTTGTGACGTCTGTGGACTTTATTGAGTATTGTGTCTATTGAGAAAGGGGTTCGGGCACATGGGGTTGCTTATTTTTTTCgctattttaaaaactttgtgtTAAAAGTTATGATAAAATCAGCTGGACATCAGTTTCTCTTTTGTGTTCACAGTGGCCCACCTAGAGAAGAGTACTTCCAACattctttgttattttttttatgatttttatgTAATGATTACTTCTTTGTTCATTGTGCCGTTTCTCATGGGAGAGGGGAACGTAaggaataaataattgtttgttgTCCTGTCATACATTAAGGGCAgtcattttctgtttaaaatgAGAATAGGAATCGATTTGAGTAATATTTATTCACGTTACAAATTTAAAAGGACTTGGCGACAAGTCAACGGTCCCtgcagaggcaggcaggcaggcaggcaggcagacacagagCCAGGAGACGTGGCCTGACAAAGGAGCACTTTCCTGTGTCTTTTAAACGT
This window encodes:
- the LOC125717696 gene encoding septin-9-like isoform X4, with protein sequence MGGVSVSPLIATLPPSIPVARCSRASSEGGVLWPERGVLSSRGSEVVPSHITSTMSELVKPAPSPASMEKPSVDFSYVGIDAILEQMRRKAMKQGFELNIMVVGQSGLGKSTLMNTLFKSKVSRRTGLGSADERIPKTVEIKSISHEIEEKGVRMKLTVIDTPGFGDHINNENCWQPIMRFINEQYEQYLQEEININRKTRIQDSRVHCCIYFIPPTGHSLRPLDVEFMRRLSKVVNIVPVIAKADTLTLEERDFFKNKIREELQANDIDVYPQKEFDEDAEDRAINERIRGMVPFAVVGSDQECQVNGRRLLGRKTKWGTIEVENIAHCEFAYLRDLLIRTHMQNIKDITSSIHYEGYRVRRLNECNAQTNGFDEQDVTSHEL
- the LOC125717696 gene encoding neuronal-specific septin-3-like isoform X1, whose protein sequence is MRKSGYTGIARTASGRLRRVEPSDPTSPTLKRSFETEETEASTLPQSRRAVTPRTAKPGLQPSGSSRRAELSIDLSSKTIDGSAGSVASRFGLRRSETSGVTRGTDQVNRRTDPVSHSTSRLPEASQRRAETASPVESPRKLPDIPLAKGPELTGTSRIENSSPTLSEPKTQSPIPEAFARIPDRSEVVPSHITSTMSELVKPAPSPASMEKPSVDFSYVGIDAILEQMRRKAMKQGFELNIMVVGQSGLGKSTLMNTLFKSKVSRRTGLGSADERIPKTVEIKSISHEIEEKGVRMKLTVIDTPGFGDHINNENCWQPIMRFINEQYEQYLQEEININRKTRIQDSRVHCCIYFIPPTGHSLRPLDVEFMRRLSKVVNIVPVIAKADTLTLEERDFFKNKIREELQANDIDVYPQKEFDEDAEDRAINERIRGMVPFAVVGSDQECQVNGRRLLGRKTKWGTIEVENIAHCEFAYLRDLLIRTHMQNIKDITSSIHYEGYRVRRLNECNAQTNGFDEQDVTSHEL
- the LOC125717696 gene encoding neuronal-specific septin-3-like isoform X3, translated to MCLYEGSQEMEAGRISALKRSFETEETEASTLPQSRRAVTPRTAKPGLQPSGSSRRAELSIDLSSKTIDGSAGSVASRFGLRRSETSGVTRGTDQVNRRTDPVSHSTSRLPEASQRRAETASPVESPRKLPDIPLAKGPELTGTSRIENSSPTLSEPKTQSPIPEAFARIPDRSEVVPSHITSTMSELVKPAPSPASMEKPSVDFSYVGIDAILEQMRRKAMKQGFELNIMVVGQSGLGKSTLMNTLFKSKVSRRTGLGSADERIPKTVEIKSISHEIEEKGVRMKLTVIDTPGFGDHINNENCWQPIMRFINEQYEQYLQEEININRKTRIQDSRVHCCIYFIPPTGHSLRPLDVEFMRRLSKVVNIVPVIAKADTLTLEERDFFKNKIREELQANDIDVYPQKEFDEDAEDRAINERIRGMVPFAVVGSDQECQVNGRRLLGRKTKWGTIEVENIAHCEFAYLRDLLIRTHMQNIKDITSSIHYEGYRVRRLNECNAQTNGFDEQDVTSHEL
- the LOC125717696 gene encoding neuronal-specific septin-3-like isoform X2 translates to MVPLSDMSDSSVNSHLEGIISDFEALKRSFETEETEASTLPQSRRAVTPRTAKPGLQPSGSSRRAELSIDLSSKTIDGSAGSVASRFGLRRSETSGVTRGTDQVNRRTDPVSHSTSRLPEASQRRAETASPVESPRKLPDIPLAKGPELTGTSRIENSSPTLSEPKTQSPIPEAFARIPDRSEVVPSHITSTMSELVKPAPSPASMEKPSVDFSYVGIDAILEQMRRKAMKQGFELNIMVVGQSGLGKSTLMNTLFKSKVSRRTGLGSADERIPKTVEIKSISHEIEEKGVRMKLTVIDTPGFGDHINNENCWQPIMRFINEQYEQYLQEEININRKTRIQDSRVHCCIYFIPPTGHSLRPLDVEFMRRLSKVVNIVPVIAKADTLTLEERDFFKNKIREELQANDIDVYPQKEFDEDAEDRAINERIRGMVPFAVVGSDQECQVNGRRLLGRKTKWGTIEVENIAHCEFAYLRDLLIRTHMQNIKDITSSIHYEGYRVRRLNECNAQTNGFDEQDVTSHEL
- the LOC125717696 gene encoding septin-9-like isoform X5, with the protein product MSELVKPAPSPASMEKPSVDFSYVGIDAILEQMRRKAMKQGFELNIMVVGQSGLGKSTLMNTLFKSKVSRRTGLGSADERIPKTVEIKSISHEIEEKGVRMKLTVIDTPGFGDHINNENCWQPIMRFINEQYEQYLQEEININRKTRIQDSRVHCCIYFIPPTGHSLRPLDVEFMRRLSKVVNIVPVIAKADTLTLEERDFFKNKIREELQANDIDVYPQKEFDEDAEDRAINERIRGMVPFAVVGSDQECQVNGRRLLGRKTKWGTIEVENIAHCEFAYLRDLLIRTHMQNIKDITSSIHYEGYRVRRLNECNAQTNGFDEQDVTSHEL